The following proteins are encoded in a genomic region of Kosakonia oryzae:
- the mrcB gene encoding bifunctional glycosyl transferase/transpeptidase, whose protein sequence is MAGNDREPIGRKGKPVRPAKEKISRRRLREEDYDDYDDDEDEEPMPRKGKGKGGKPRGKRGWFWLLLKIFIVLAVLCAIYGVYLDQKIRARIDGKVWQLPAAVYGRMVNLEPDMAISKNEMVKLLEATQYRQVTKMTRPGEFTVQAKSIEMIRRPFDFPDSKEGQVRARLTFDGDRLETIENMDSNRQFGFFRLDPRLITMLSSPNGEQRLFVPRNGFPDLLVDTLLATEDRHFYEHDGISFYSIGRAVLANLTAGRTVQGASTLTQQLVKNLFLSSERSYWRKANEAYMALIMDARYSKDRILELYMNEVYLGQSGDNEIRGFPLASLYYFGRPVEELSLDQQALLVGMVKGASVYNPWRNPKLALERRNLVLRLLQQQNVIDQELYDMLSARPLGVQPRGGVISPQPAFMQMVRQELQAKLGDKVKDLSGVKIFTTFDSVAQDAAEKAAVEGIPALIKQRKLSDLETAMVVVDRYTGEVRAMVGGATPQFAGYNRAMQARRSIGSLAKPATYLTALSQPNVYRLNTWIADAPISLRLSNGQVWAPQNDDRRFSGQVMLVDALTRSMNVPTVNLGMAVGLPAVTDTWLKLGAPKEQLTGMPSMLLGALNLTPIEVAQAFQTIASGGNRAPLSALRSVIAEDGTVLYQSFPQAERAVPAQAAYMTLWTMQQVVQRGTGRQLGAKYPGLHLAGKTGTTNNNVDTWFAGIDGREVTITWVGRDNNQPTKLYGASGAMAIYQRYLENQSPIPLDLTPPEDITTMGVDDMGNFVCGGGGSRSLPVWTTSPETLCQQNQVQPQTGNPFDQSTQPQQQPQQQQPQQQPQQEQKSDGVAGWIKEMFGSN, encoded by the coding sequence ATGGCGGGGAATGACCGCGAGCCAATTGGACGTAAGGGGAAACCTGTGCGTCCGGCGAAAGAAAAAATTAGTCGTCGCCGACTCCGGGAAGAGGACTACGACGATTACGATGATGATGAGGATGAAGAACCGATGCCGAGAAAAGGTAAAGGCAAAGGCGGGAAGCCACGCGGCAAACGCGGTTGGTTCTGGCTGTTGTTGAAAATTTTCATCGTTTTAGCCGTGCTGTGCGCCATTTATGGCGTTTATCTGGATCAAAAAATCCGCGCCCGTATCGACGGTAAAGTCTGGCAGTTGCCGGCTGCGGTTTATGGCCGCATGGTCAACCTTGAGCCGGATATGGCGATCAGCAAGAACGAAATGGTAAAACTGCTGGAAGCCACGCAGTACCGCCAGGTGACGAAGATGACGCGTCCCGGCGAATTTACCGTGCAGGCGAAAAGCATTGAGATGATCCGCCGCCCGTTTGATTTCCCGGACAGCAAAGAGGGGCAGGTGCGCGCGCGTCTGACCTTTGACGGCGATCGTCTGGAAACCATCGAGAATATGGACAGTAATCGCCAGTTCGGTTTCTTCCGTCTCGATCCGCGCCTCATTACGATGCTCTCTTCGCCGAACGGCGAGCAGCGTCTGTTTGTGCCGCGTAACGGTTTCCCGGATCTGCTGGTTGATACCCTGCTGGCGACCGAAGACCGCCATTTCTATGAACATGACGGTATCAGCTTCTATTCCATTGGCCGTGCGGTGCTGGCAAACCTGACCGCCGGACGCACGGTACAAGGGGCAAGTACGCTGACGCAGCAACTGGTGAAGAACCTGTTCCTTAGCAGCGAACGGTCGTACTGGCGTAAAGCCAACGAAGCCTATATGGCGCTGATTATGGATGCCCGCTACAGCAAGGATCGTATTCTTGAACTGTATATGAACGAGGTTTACCTCGGTCAGAGCGGTGACAACGAGATCCGCGGTTTCCCGCTGGCGAGCCTCTATTATTTTGGCCGTCCGGTGGAGGAGCTGAGCCTCGATCAACAGGCGTTGCTGGTGGGCATGGTAAAAGGGGCGTCGGTTTATAACCCGTGGCGTAACCCGAAACTGGCACTGGAGCGCCGTAACCTGGTGTTGCGTCTGCTGCAACAGCAAAATGTCATCGATCAGGAACTGTATGACATGCTGAGCGCACGTCCGCTGGGCGTACAGCCGCGCGGCGGGGTGATTTCACCGCAGCCGGCGTTTATGCAGATGGTGCGTCAGGAGTTGCAGGCGAAACTCGGAGATAAAGTGAAAGATCTCTCCGGCGTGAAGATTTTCACAACCTTTGATTCTGTCGCGCAGGACGCGGCAGAAAAAGCTGCCGTGGAAGGTATTCCGGCGCTGATCAAACAGCGCAAACTGAGCGATCTTGAAACGGCGATGGTGGTAGTAGACCGCTATACCGGCGAAGTTCGGGCCATGGTTGGTGGCGCGACGCCGCAGTTCGCGGGCTATAACCGCGCCATGCAGGCGCGCCGTTCCATTGGTTCACTGGCGAAACCGGCGACCTATCTGACGGCGCTGAGCCAGCCGAATGTCTATCGCCTCAATACCTGGATTGCCGATGCGCCGATCTCTTTGCGGTTGTCGAACGGCCAGGTTTGGGCGCCACAGAACGATGATCGCCGTTTCAGCGGTCAGGTTATGCTGGTGGATGCGCTGACACGTTCGATGAACGTGCCGACGGTTAATCTCGGGATGGCGGTTGGTCTGCCAGCGGTAACGGATACCTGGCTGAAACTGGGTGCGCCGAAAGAACAGCTTACCGGCATGCCGTCAATGCTGCTCGGTGCGCTGAACCTGACACCAATTGAAGTGGCGCAGGCGTTCCAGACTATCGCCAGCGGCGGTAACCGCGCGCCGCTTTCCGCTCTGCGTTCAGTAATTGCGGAAGATGGTACGGTGCTGTATCAGAGCTTCCCGCAGGCCGAACGTGCGGTGCCGGCGCAGGCGGCGTACATGACGCTGTGGACCATGCAACAGGTGGTTCAGCGCGGTACGGGACGTCAGTTGGGTGCGAAATATCCGGGTCTGCATCTGGCCGGGAAAACTGGTACTACTAACAATAACGTTGATACCTGGTTTGCCGGTATCGACGGGCGTGAAGTGACCATCACCTGGGTGGGGCGTGATAATAACCAGCCGACGAAGCTGTATGGTGCAAGCGGCGCGATGGCGATTTACCAGCGTTATCTGGAAAACCAGTCGCCGATCCCGCTGGATCTGACGCCGCCGGAAGACATCACCACAATGGGTGTCGACGATATGGGCAACTTTGTCTGCGGCGGTGGCGGTTCGCGTTCACTGCCGGTCTGGACAACCAGCCCGGAAACGCTGTGCCAGCAGAATCAGGTGCAGCCGCAAACCGGCAACCCGTTTGATCAGTCAACGCAGCCGCAGCAGCAGCCGCAACAACAGCAACCTCAGCAACAGCCACAGCAAGAGCAGAAAAGCGATGGCGTCGCAGGTTGGATCAAAGAGATGTTTGGCAGTAATTAA
- the hrpB gene encoding ATP-dependent helicase HrpB — protein sequence MSSLPVAAVLPDILAALRSSPQVLLSAPTGAGKSTWLPLQLLQQGEINGRILLLEPRRLAARNVAQRLAELLNEKPGETVGYRMRAETCVGPNTRLEVVTEGILTRLIQQDPELNGIGLVILDEFHERSLQADLALALLLDLQQGLRDDLKLLVMSATLDNERLQTLLPQAPAIVSAGRAYPVEQRYQALAAHQRFDEAVAQVVSGLLREERGSLLLFLPGVGEIQRVQEQLSARVGSDVLLCPLYGALPLSEQRKAILPAPAGQRKVVLATNIAETSLTIEGIRLVVDSAQERVARFDPRSGLTRLVTQRISVASMTQRAGRAGRLEAGICVHLLSKEQAERAAAQSSPEILHSDLSGLLMELLLWGCQDAAQLCWLDLPPATNLAAARTLLTQLRALEEGRLTAFGQRMAALGNDPRLAAMLAAAKGDDEIATAAALAAILEEPPRGGNSDLSAAFSRTQPNWQQRARQLARRLKSSGGEADISAVAPLLAGAFADRIARRRGQEGRYQLANGMGATLDADDALNRHEWLLAPLLLQGSQSPDARILLALPLDIEALIARCPQLLQQSDTVEWDEAQGTLKAFRRSRIGLLTVKVQPLAKPSEEELHQAMLNGIRDKGLQVLNWTPEAVQYRLRLHCAAKWLPEEGWPAVDEASLLENLEQWLLPQMGGIRSLRDLKALDVTQALQNTLSWSLRQRLDSELPGHYTVPTGSRIAIRYHEDNPPALAVRMQEMFGEAATPTIAQGRVALVLELLSPAQRPLQITRDLSAFWNGAYREVQKEMKGRYPKHVWPDDPANTAPTRRTKKYS from the coding sequence GTGTCCTCACTGCCGGTTGCTGCTGTTCTGCCCGATATCCTTGCTGCGTTACGTTCCTCTCCTCAGGTGTTGTTGAGCGCGCCGACCGGTGCCGGGAAATCCACCTGGCTGCCGTTACAACTGCTGCAGCAGGGGGAAATCAACGGGCGGATTTTGCTGCTGGAGCCGCGTCGCCTGGCGGCGCGCAATGTGGCGCAGCGGCTGGCGGAACTGCTGAATGAGAAACCCGGCGAGACCGTGGGTTACCGCATGCGGGCAGAAACCTGCGTAGGGCCGAACACGCGCCTGGAAGTGGTCACTGAAGGGATTTTAACGCGCCTGATTCAGCAGGATCCGGAGCTGAACGGCATTGGGCTGGTGATCCTCGATGAATTCCATGAACGCAGCTTGCAGGCGGATCTGGCGCTGGCGTTGTTGCTGGATCTCCAGCAGGGCCTACGCGACGATCTTAAATTGTTGGTGATGTCCGCCACGCTGGATAACGAACGTCTGCAAACTCTTTTGCCGCAGGCACCTGCCATCGTTTCCGCCGGGCGGGCATACCCGGTCGAGCAACGATATCAGGCGCTGGCAGCGCATCAGCGCTTTGATGAAGCCGTGGCGCAGGTCGTTAGCGGATTACTGCGCGAGGAACGCGGTTCTTTATTACTGTTTTTACCGGGCGTGGGTGAGATCCAGCGCGTGCAGGAGCAACTGTCCGCCCGCGTCGGCAGCGATGTGCTGCTCTGTCCGCTGTATGGCGCATTGCCGCTTAGCGAGCAACGCAAGGCGATTCTGCCCGCGCCCGCCGGTCAGCGCAAAGTGGTGCTCGCCACCAATATTGCCGAAACCAGTCTGACCATCGAAGGTATTCGCCTGGTGGTAGACAGCGCGCAGGAGCGCGTGGCCCGTTTTGATCCCCGCAGCGGCTTAACCCGGCTGGTGACACAGCGCATCAGCGTGGCGTCGATGACGCAGCGTGCCGGACGCGCCGGGCGTCTGGAAGCGGGGATTTGTGTACATTTATTGAGTAAAGAGCAGGCTGAACGTGCGGCGGCGCAAAGCAGTCCGGAAATTCTGCACAGCGATTTATCCGGCCTGTTGATGGAATTATTACTCTGGGGATGCCAGGATGCTGCGCAACTTTGCTGGTTGGATCTGCCTCCGGCGACTAACCTGGCGGCGGCGCGCACGCTGCTTACGCAACTGCGGGCGCTGGAAGAGGGGCGTTTAACAGCGTTTGGTCAGCGAATGGCCGCGCTGGGTAACGATCCGCGGCTGGCCGCAATGCTGGCGGCGGCGAAAGGGGATGATGAGATCGCGACGGCGGCAGCGCTGGCCGCCATCCTTGAAGAACCGCCTCGCGGCGGAAACAGTGATTTAAGCGCGGCCTTTTCGCGCACGCAGCCAAACTGGCAACAGCGTGCGCGCCAGCTCGCTCGCAGGCTGAAAAGCAGCGGGGGAGAAGCGGATATCAGCGCGGTGGCGCCACTGCTTGCCGGTGCGTTTGCCGATCGTATTGCGCGCCGGCGCGGGCAGGAAGGGCGTTATCAACTGGCGAACGGCATGGGGGCGACGCTGGATGCCGATGATGCGCTAAATCGCCATGAGTGGCTGCTTGCACCGTTGTTATTGCAGGGAAGTCAGTCACCGGATGCGCGCATTTTACTGGCCTTGCCGCTCGATATTGAGGCGCTGATCGCCCGCTGTCCGCAACTGTTGCAGCAATCAGATACCGTCGAATGGGACGAGGCGCAAGGCACGTTAAAAGCCTTTCGCCGTAGCAGGATTGGCCTGTTAACGGTGAAAGTGCAGCCGCTGGCTAAACCCTCGGAAGAGGAACTGCATCAGGCGATGCTTAACGGCATCCGCGATAAAGGCTTGCAAGTTTTGAACTGGACACCGGAGGCTGTGCAGTACCGTTTACGTTTACACTGCGCGGCGAAATGGCTGCCGGAAGAGGGCTGGCCCGCCGTGGATGAGGCCTCTTTACTGGAGAATCTGGAGCAATGGTTACTGCCGCAAATGGGCGGTATCCGTTCGCTGCGCGATTTAAAAGCGCTGGATGTTACGCAGGCATTACAAAACACCCTGTCGTGGTCATTACGTCAACGGCTGGATAGTGAACTGCCGGGGCATTACACTGTGCCGACGGGAAGCCGGATTGCCATCCGTTATCATGAAGATAACCCACCGGCGCTGGCGGTGCGCATGCAGGAGATGTTTGGCGAAGCGGCCACGCCGACGATTGCCCAGGGGCGCGTCGCGCTGGTGCTGGAGCTGCTTTCCCCGGCGCAGCGGCCGTTGCAAATTACGCGGGATTTAAGTGCATTCTGGAACGGCGCTTATCGTGAAGTGCAAAAAGAGATGAAAGGGCGCTATCCGAAACATGTCTGGCCGGACGATCCGGCGAATACCGCGCCGACCCGGCGTACAAAGAAGTATTCGTAA
- the thpR gene encoding RNA 2',3'-cyclic phosphodiesterase — translation MPESKRLFFAIELPADIQTQVIHWRAQHFPPEAGRPVAAANLHLTLAFLGEISAEKQRALEGLAGRIRQPGFTLHLDDAGQWLRSRVIWLGSRQPPRGLLQLADMLRAQASRSGCYQSPQPFHPHITLLRDASRAVPIPPPGFRWSFPVSEFALYESQFIQGRTRYTPLNRWTLTTE, via the coding sequence ATGCCCGAATCAAAAAGGCTGTTTTTCGCCATCGAACTGCCTGCCGACATCCAGACGCAGGTCATTCACTGGCGCGCGCAGCACTTTCCTCCCGAAGCCGGACGCCCGGTGGCAGCAGCAAACCTGCATCTGACGCTGGCATTCCTCGGCGAGATCAGCGCGGAAAAGCAGCGTGCGCTGGAAGGGCTGGCCGGGCGCATTCGCCAGCCGGGTTTTACGCTTCATCTGGATGATGCTGGCCAGTGGCTGCGATCCCGAGTGATTTGGCTCGGTTCGCGCCAGCCGCCACGCGGGTTGCTGCAACTGGCCGATATGCTGCGCGCGCAGGCTTCGCGCAGCGGATGTTATCAAAGCCCTCAACCGTTTCATCCGCACATTACGTTGCTGCGCGACGCCAGCCGCGCGGTGCCAATCCCGCCGCCGGGGTTTCGCTGGTCTTTCCCGGTCAGCGAATTTGCCCTGTATGAATCGCAGTTTATCCAGGGACGCACGCGTTACACGCCGCTAAACCGCTGGACGCTTACAACAGAATAA
- the sfsA gene encoding DNA/RNA nuclease SfsA, with amino-acid sequence MEFIPPLKSATLIQRYKRFLADVITPEGETLTLHCPNTGAMTGCATPGDTVWYSTSTNLKRKYAHTWELTQTQQGAFICVNTQQANALTKEAILAGRLAELTGYSSLKSEVKYGAERSRIDFLLQAEDRRNCYIEVKSVTLAEQQSGYFPDAVTLRGQKHLRELMSVAASGDRAVILFAVLHSAVEHFSPARHIDEEYARLLSDAQRQGVEVIAYKAELSADNITLRLPLPFTI; translated from the coding sequence ATGGAATTTATTCCGCCGCTTAAATCCGCCACACTGATTCAGCGCTATAAACGTTTCCTGGCGGATGTGATTACCCCGGAAGGAGAAACCCTGACATTACATTGTCCTAATACCGGAGCAATGACGGGCTGCGCAACGCCAGGCGATACGGTGTGGTATTCCACTTCGACAAATCTGAAGCGCAAATATGCACACACCTGGGAATTAACTCAAACCCAGCAGGGAGCATTTATTTGCGTCAACACCCAGCAGGCCAATGCATTAACAAAAGAAGCCATTCTCGCCGGTCGCCTGGCGGAACTGACGGGATATAGCTCGCTGAAAAGCGAAGTAAAATATGGTGCGGAGCGTAGCAGAATTGACTTTCTGTTACAGGCAGAGGATCGTCGCAACTGCTATATTGAAGTGAAATCGGTCACGCTCGCCGAGCAGCAGTCAGGCTACTTTCCGGATGCCGTCACCCTGCGAGGACAAAAGCATCTGCGGGAGTTAATGAGCGTCGCGGCCAGCGGCGATCGCGCGGTAATTCTGTTTGCCGTCCTGCACTCTGCCGTTGAACATTTTTCTCCAGCACGCCATATTGACGAGGAATACGCACGGTTATTGAGTGACGCACAACGTCAGGGGGTAGAAGTAATCGCTTATAAAGCGGAACTTTCTGCCGATAATATCACTCTTAGGTTGCCGCTACCTTTTACTATATAG
- the dksA gene encoding RNA polymerase-binding protein DksA: protein MQEGQNRKTSSLSILAIAGVEPYQEKPGEEYMNEAQLAHFKRILEAWRNQLRDEVDRTVTHMQDEAANFPDPVDRAAQEEEFSLELRNRDRERKLIKKIEKTLKKVEDEDFGFCESCGVEIGIRRLEARPTADLCIDCKTLAEIREKQMAG from the coding sequence ATGCAAGAAGGGCAAAACCGTAAAACATCGTCCCTGAGTATTCTCGCCATCGCTGGGGTGGAGCCGTATCAAGAGAAACCGGGCGAAGAGTATATGAACGAAGCCCAGCTGGCGCACTTCAAGCGAATTCTTGAAGCATGGCGTAATCAACTCAGGGATGAAGTCGATCGCACCGTTACGCATATGCAGGACGAAGCTGCTAACTTCCCGGATCCGGTTGACCGTGCCGCTCAGGAAGAAGAGTTCAGCCTCGAACTGCGTAACCGCGATCGCGAGCGCAAGCTGATTAAAAAGATCGAGAAGACGTTGAAAAAAGTAGAAGACGAAGATTTCGGCTTCTGTGAATCCTGCGGCGTGGAAATTGGTATCCGTCGTCTGGAAGCGCGTCCGACTGCCGATCTGTGCATCGACTGTAAAACGCTGGCGGAAATCCGCGAAAAACAGATGGCGGGTTAA
- the gluQRS gene encoding tRNA glutamyl-Q(34) synthetase GluQRS, whose product MPESHYIGRFAPSPSGELHFGSLIAALGSYLQARANQGAWLVRIEDIDPPREVPGAATTILRQLEHYGLHWDGEVLWQSQRHDAYREVLATLQRGGLSYFCTCTRARIQSIGGIYDGYCRTRHNGPENAALRLLQHQPVLYFDDRLRGRIVADEKLAREDFIIHRRDGLFAYNLAVVVDDHFQGVTEIVRGADLIEPTVRQISLYQQLGWPVPGYIHLPLALNEQGNKLSKQNHAPALPGGDPRPIIIRALQFLNQDVTNEWQDLSIEALLNRAVENWSLSRVPEGQM is encoded by the coding sequence ATGCCTGAATCACACTATATTGGGCGCTTTGCGCCATCTCCTTCCGGTGAACTGCACTTTGGCTCATTGATTGCTGCGCTTGGCAGCTACCTGCAGGCCCGCGCCAATCAGGGTGCCTGGCTCGTCCGTATCGAAGATATTGATCCCCCTCGTGAGGTTCCCGGTGCAGCCACGACGATTTTGCGTCAGCTGGAACACTACGGTTTACACTGGGACGGTGAAGTGCTGTGGCAATCGCAGCGACATGATGCCTACCGTGAAGTGCTCGCCACTTTGCAACGTGGCGGATTAAGTTACTTCTGTACCTGCACCCGCGCGCGTATCCAGAGTATCGGCGGCATCTACGATGGCTATTGCCGCACCCGACACAACGGCCCGGAAAATGCCGCGCTACGTCTGTTGCAACATCAGCCGGTGCTGTATTTTGACGATCGGCTACGCGGCCGTATTGTGGCCGATGAAAAACTGGCGCGGGAAGATTTCATTATTCATCGTCGTGATGGGCTATTCGCTTACAACCTGGCCGTCGTGGTTGACGATCATTTTCAGGGCGTGACGGAGATCGTTCGCGGCGCGGATCTGATTGAACCGACAGTGCGGCAAATCTCGCTCTATCAGCAGCTTGGCTGGCCTGTGCCTGGGTATATTCATCTACCGCTGGCGCTTAATGAGCAAGGGAATAAGCTCTCCAAGCAAAACCATGCCCCTGCCTTGCCTGGCGGCGATCCCCGCCCCATAATAATCAGGGCTTTACAATTTCTGAACCAGGATGTAACAAATGAGTGGCAGGATCTCAGCATCGAAGCGTTGCTGAATCGGGCGGTCGAAAATTGGTCACTTTCCCGCGTGCCAGAGGGGCAGATGTGA
- the pcnB gene encoding polynucleotide adenylyltransferase PcnB, producing MFTRVANFCRKVLSREESIAVEALAQPQMTVIPREQHAISRKDISENALKVLYRLNKAGYDAYLVGGGVRDLLLGKKPKDFDVTTSATPDQVRKLFRNCRLVGRRFRLAHVMFGPEIIEVATFRGHHDEQQTDRSISQRGQNGMLLRDNIFGSIEEDAQRRDFTINSLYYSVADFTVRDYVGGMRDLEEGVIRLIGNPETRYREDPVRMLRAVRFAAKLGMRISEETAEPIPRLATLINDVPPARLFEESLKLLQAGYGYDTCRLLREYGLFQPLFPTITRYFTEKGDSPMERIIEQVLKNTDNRIHNDMRVNPAFLFAAMFWYPLLEEAQRIAQEGGLAYYDAFALAMNDVLDEACRSLAIPKRITTLIRDIWQLQLRMSRRQGKRAWKLMEHPKFRAAYDLLALRAEAENNGELQRLAKWWGEFQVSAPPAQKDMLDDLGEEPAERRRHRRPRKRTPRREGSA from the coding sequence ATTTTTACCCGAGTCGCTAATTTTTGCCGCAAGGTGCTAAGCCGCGAAGAGAGCATCGCCGTTGAGGCGCTGGCTCAACCGCAGATGACGGTTATTCCGCGTGAGCAGCACGCTATTTCCCGCAAAGATATCAGTGAAAATGCGCTCAAAGTGCTCTATCGTCTGAATAAAGCGGGCTACGACGCTTACCTGGTAGGCGGCGGCGTGCGCGACTTATTGCTGGGCAAAAAACCCAAAGATTTTGATGTCACCACCAGCGCCACGCCGGATCAGGTACGCAAACTGTTCCGCAACTGCCGGCTGGTCGGCCGCCGTTTCCGCCTTGCACATGTCATGTTCGGCCCGGAAATTATTGAAGTTGCCACCTTCCGCGGTCATCACGACGAACAGCAAACCGATCGTTCTATTTCCCAGCGCGGCCAGAACGGTATGCTGCTGCGAGACAATATCTTCGGTTCTATCGAAGAAGATGCCCAGCGTCGCGACTTCACCATCAATAGCCTTTATTATAGCGTCGCCGATTTTACCGTGCGTGATTACGTCGGTGGCATGCGCGATCTGGAAGAGGGCGTGATTCGCCTGATTGGCAACCCGGAAACCCGCTACCGTGAAGATCCGGTGCGCATGCTGCGCGCGGTGCGCTTTGCCGCCAAGCTGGGGATGCGCATCAGTGAAGAGACGGCCGAGCCGATCCCACGTCTTGCCACATTAATTAACGATGTTCCGCCCGCGCGTCTGTTTGAGGAATCCCTCAAACTGTTGCAGGCGGGCTATGGTTACGACACCTGCCGCTTACTGCGCGAATATGGCCTGTTCCAGCCCCTGTTCCCGACCATCACCCGCTACTTCACCGAAAAAGGTGACAGCCCGATGGAGCGCATTATTGAGCAGGTGCTGAAGAATACCGACAACCGTATCCACAATGATATGCGCGTCAATCCGGCGTTCCTGTTTGCCGCTATGTTCTGGTATCCGCTGCTCGAGGAAGCGCAGCGCATCGCGCAGGAAGGCGGGCTTGCCTATTACGATGCATTCGCGCTGGCAATGAATGATGTGCTGGACGAAGCCTGTCGTTCGCTGGCCATTCCAAAACGCATTACGACGCTTATCCGTGATATCTGGCAGCTACAGCTACGCATGTCCCGCCGCCAGGGCAAACGCGCCTGGAAGCTGATGGAGCATCCGAAATTCCGCGCCGCTTACGATCTGCTGGCGCTGCGCGCCGAAGCGGAAAACAACGGCGAGCTGCAACGTCTGGCGAAATGGTGGGGTGAATTCCAGGTTTCAGCGCCGCCCGCACAAAAAGATATGCTGGATGATTTAGGCGAAGAGCCAGCAGAACGCCGCCGTCACCGTCGCCCGCGTAAACGTACGCCGCGCCGTGAGGGCAGTGCGTGA
- the folK gene encoding 2-amino-4-hydroxy-6-hydroxymethyldihydropteridine diphosphokinase: protein MTLAYIALGSNLASPLDQVNAAIAALGEIPHSRIVAVSSLYRTPPLGPPDQPDYLNAAVALETTLAPEALLDHTQRIELQQGRVRKAERWGPRTLDLDIMLFGALTLNTQRLTVPHYDMKNRGFMLWPLFEIAPDLYFPDGASLRATLELLNAPKPEAW from the coding sequence GTGACCCTCGCTTACATCGCGCTGGGCAGCAATCTCGCATCGCCGCTTGATCAGGTCAACGCGGCGATCGCCGCCCTCGGCGAAATCCCACACAGCCGCATTGTGGCAGTATCTTCGCTCTACCGCACTCCCCCGCTCGGGCCGCCGGATCAGCCGGATTATCTCAACGCTGCCGTGGCGCTGGAGACAACGCTTGCGCCGGAAGCGCTGCTCGATCACACCCAACGGATTGAGTTGCAGCAGGGCCGCGTACGTAAAGCGGAGCGCTGGGGGCCACGCACACTCGATCTCGATATTATGTTGTTCGGTGCCTTAACGCTGAATACGCAGCGCCTGACGGTGCCGCATTACGATATGAAAAACCGGGGTTTTATGCTGTGGCCGCTGTTTGAAATCGCCCCCGATCTGTACTTCCCGGATGGTGCTTCGCTGCGAGCCACGCTGGAATTGCTCAACGCGCCAAAACCCGAAGCCTGGTAA
- the panB gene encoding 3-methyl-2-oxobutanoate hydroxymethyltransferase — MKPTTISWLHKCKQDKKRFATITAYDYSFAKLFAEEGINVMLVGDSLGMTVQGHDSTLPVTVSDIAYHTQAVRRGAPACLLLADLPFMAYATPEQAFENSAIVMRAGANMVKIEGGRWLAPTVKMLTERAVPVCGHLGLTPQSVNIFGGYKVQGRGDAAQGLLDDALALEAAGAQLLVLECVPVELAQRITAALTIPVIGIGAGNVTDGQILVMHDAFGITGGHIPKFAKNFLNEAGDMRAAVRQYVAEVESGVYPGEEHSFH, encoded by the coding sequence ATGAAACCTACCACCATCTCCTGGCTGCATAAGTGTAAACAGGATAAGAAACGCTTCGCGACAATCACCGCTTACGACTACAGCTTCGCCAAATTGTTTGCCGAAGAAGGGATTAACGTGATGCTGGTTGGCGACTCGTTAGGGATGACGGTACAAGGTCATGATTCCACCCTGCCCGTCACCGTGTCAGATATCGCTTATCACACACAAGCGGTGCGCCGTGGTGCTCCGGCATGCCTGCTGCTCGCCGATCTGCCGTTTATGGCGTATGCCACGCCGGAACAGGCCTTTGAGAATTCCGCCATCGTGATGCGCGCAGGCGCCAATATGGTGAAAATTGAAGGCGGCCGCTGGCTGGCGCCGACGGTAAAAATGCTCACCGAACGCGCGGTGCCGGTGTGCGGTCATCTCGGCCTGACGCCGCAATCGGTCAATATTTTCGGCGGTTACAAAGTTCAGGGGCGCGGCGACGCAGCTCAGGGGCTGCTTGACGATGCGCTGGCGCTGGAAGCTGCCGGAGCGCAACTGCTGGTGCTGGAGTGCGTGCCGGTTGAACTGGCGCAGCGCATTACCGCCGCATTAACCATTCCAGTAATCGGAATTGGCGCAGGCAATGTTACCGACGGTCAGATTCTGGTTATGCATGACGCTTTTGGCATCACTGGCGGCCATATTCCTAAATTTGCTAAAAATTTCCTCAATGAAGCAGGCGACATGCGCGCAGCGGTCAGGCAGTATGTTGCCGAAGTCGAGTCCGGCGTCTATCCGGGCGAAGAACACAGTTTCCATTAA